One Dermacentor albipictus isolate Rhodes 1998 colony chromosome 10, USDA_Dalb.pri_finalv2, whole genome shotgun sequence genomic window, AATATTAGTGCAATTATCTGCGTGAAGTTAAATGGGTGTGCATCAACTGCAGCTTCCGAAAAAAATATGCATGAAATGTTCGAAAATTTCAAACAGCTTTATTAATCTCTGCGTGGAAGTATCGTGAGGTAACTCTGCTTTACGCCAAGTTTATATTTTGCGAAAATGGGGTTCGTGTTTAGTGCATTGTGTGGAGAAACCTTAGCGCTCCTGGCCTTATTGGGAGCGCTGCTAGTAATTACTACACCGATTttctaaaattaaaattaaagaaAACCGGAATAGccgtcaccttataatggtgatggCTACTCTTTTTTGCGTAGCAAAAAGAACAGTATAAAATATGTATTTAATAAAGAGGGCAAAAGAACCAGCGTCTTAGGACAGAAACGtcacagcacacagtcctatCACGCACGATACTAGACGCTCTTTTTTTCATGCGTCATGTGAAGTTTGTAGAAGGTTGCCCTGGTTCCCTAGTGACTTAGAGAAGGCGCCtcgtttatattttttttgcacGCACATTATGGGTAACGTATAGGCGAATTGCattattttcgggatcggccaacatatcgcgagtgcttaacgcctgctccacctccgccgcgtgtcggcccggcatttcactgtgttcggggtcggcccactgagttttgtgtctacacacggacacgatcctggccACTTAAATcttaagagcttcgctgtaaaaatcctGGTATTGCTCTACGTTCGGGATTGGCCAACTGAGTTTtctgtctacacacggacacgattcTGGAGCAAGTAGCCCTTAACAACTtccctgtaaaaaaaaattgccatggTGAAACGCGGGTAAAAACCAAGTTTCCCGAGCGATAGCACGGTTTCGCTTGCTTTGGGAAAGGCCACAAACGTTACTCGGCGCCGTCAGCAACTACCGCATCTACAATTGCACCGCAAGACAACGTATACTCGCTTCtcggtgcggcagcagcagcgtgcgaattgaccttcatgctgcgtctcgcttctACGCgcactaagcgtcgaaagcacagcgcgtacgaagctaccGTCCACACTTCGTCCACATCGTCCAGCGCACTtcgtccacatcgcagatcgctttcaagataatgggcgcccacgcggcgtacgcagcagccgccggtacAGTGGCAGGCTAAGTCCCAGTTTGGCCTCGGCTCAGTTTACAGGCCAGATTTGCGGAACCAGGCATTTTATCGGTTTATACCTGGACtagtagagctatcgctctaaaaAAAGTTGCTTTTGCTGATCCTATGCGCGAGACTTGAATTTGTGCTATCGACGTCCCCTCTATCCCTCAGGCATATCTGTGCCTATTTTCTCGCAGATATACTGAAGTAAGTTTCCGTTGCCTTAGCACCAGAAGGTGGTGAACGCACTTTCGGATTTCCTACGTACGCGTGTCTTATTTGAACGACACCTACACTTCCATGCTCTGTATAGTCAGTGTGGTCTCCTTAAGCGCTTCTCTTTTCCAACTTTGCGTCTCCCTTTCCAGTGTGGGTGACGAACCGGATGCTTTTCTTCTAGCTAAAGTCGTTGAATTTCCTATGtcatttatttcgtgctgtcTCTCCGCATAAGCCTACCTTCTTTGCTTTTTGCGTACTTGTACTTATGTATTTTTCACATACTCTAGCGCGCTATGGTGCAGCGTGTTAACATTGAACGCGCGCCCATTTACAAGCACACTGTAATCTACAGCAACACTCAGTAGATTGTCGTCGTAAGATGTCTGTCGTATTTATTGTATGTAAGATGTCTGTATACTTATTTGAATTTCAAATTGGTCCCTGCGGACTATAGTCCGGAAAAAACGATACTTCTTACTTTCCTCCGTAGCGATCAGTTCGATGCCAGTTTGAACGCGTAAAGCCGAAAGCCATAGCATCCACGGGGCGTTCACGGCCACGGTTTTTTGTTGTATGTTGTGTTGTGTGGGCTGGCGGCCGGCAGTACGGAATTCGACACGGTTAAACCCGTGATACGAAACTCCCGAAGCGTCGTACTCGGCTGTGTCTATCGGCGTGCATTCGTATACGGCTGATACACGGATGATAACTCCACTTTCACCGACATCGTCTCCGTGCGACCAATTCGGTGCGGCTGTCAGTCTGGAGCGATCGATAAATCTCGAACGTCGATTCCAGAAGTGCCAGCGTCTTCGAGCTTATCGTCGCCCTCACTGCTCTGAACTCAAGCAACGTGTGTATATATGCCGTAACTCGCTTTGCCTATCGAAAACGTTCAAGGCTAATTACTACGCATCCAAATGCGTTAGGTAGTCGACCGTGCTTTGGTGCAACCGTCCGGCCCATGGCTTAAAAACAGTAAGTCGCCGCTCCTGTATTTTAAGTGTCGAAACACGACACATTGATAGGTCGTCTCCTGACCCTTAAGCGCTCGTTTTCTCTCAGTAAGGTGCAAAAGTAGAACACTTGATAATTGACTATTCGGAAACTAGGATATATCTTATGTGTCCCCTTTCATCGTGTTTTGTGCAGCGCTGTAGTTTCCCAATGTGTCTATGTGCTCTACCCGCTCGTTTTAATAGGCGGGGATATATTCCTACGTGCAATGCGGAACCACTCTGTATAGCTTGACGATTGGTTCGTCGGTCAGTCCGTCGTCAGGCCGGAGTGACTTCCAAGCGTCCTCAGAAATATGTGTGAATATTGGGAAAACGAAATGAAAATACAAATACACAGGTACGAAAACGTTGCCAGCTGAAGGAAGCGTCCAGAACACACCCGATTATGAGGAACAAGACGTTCCTTAAAGACTGTATTGAGCTTTTATACTCTGACCTTGAGGCTAATGCACCCGTCTTTACGAAGCTTGCAGGGATGTGCCATGATCGACACGTTCACCGCGCGTCCCTTTGGAGGTCTTCAATGCAGCACTTCATCCCCGCTGTAGTTCACGCATGTCCGGAGGCGCGGCTTGAGCGTCAGAGTAGAACCTGTTCCGTCGTTTACTCTGGATTCGTTATCGCTTCAGCGCGGCCTTTCACAGGTTCATCACGAGCTGAGGGACAGACTGGCGAGGCTTGACTGCTTGTTGACTGGTTTTGGCGGGGTCAGGGCGGCCTTGCTTGGGATGCTTATCCACTGCGATGGTCTGCATGCGGAAATCTTCCTCCTTCACGAGTCGGTGATTCGCGTGGTCGTATTTGATCAACGTGCCGTCGATGCGTCCCAGTTGGCGTGTTTACTGTTAGCGTATGTCTGCCCTTGACGGCCGTCATGGACCAAGATAGCTACCTTTTGACCAGGCTGATTACACTGTTGTGTCCACACAGGCATTCCCGGCACGAATGGTGGCGCTCCAAAATCGAGACCCTGTGCTCACAGTATTCTCCGTTTCTTCCCCCTCTGGAAAGTAGGTACTGAGGGGAGTACTTTGTCGTAATCCCAGAAGTATTTCTGCGGGCGACTGGCCTTCTCTGGTCGGCGtggacaagtaaaaaaaaaaaaaatacttcgccAGTCGACAGCGCAGGTTGCCTACAAGTCTGGTCCTTATTTAAGCCCTCTTTTGTTGTGTGTACTGCAGGTTCCTCAAACCGTTCGATTGGGACTAGAACAGAACACTTGTAAGGTTAGAAAGGGCGTTGTATATGATGTGAAGGTGCACGTCTATACAACTCAGTAATGTTAAAGATTGCGGGAAATCGAGAACTGGTAACGCATAGGGAAGGTAATCTTTATTTAAAGTAATCTATACAAATGAAATAATCTGAACAGTGGGACACTGGAAAATGGAAGTGTGCTTTTTTCGTAATCATCAAGATGTGGTACAAGGCTCTGGCTTTTTGAGGAAATCGGGAGGAATGATAGAACTAGCACGAATTATAAGTAccgccgtattcacaaaaaggaaaaaaatagtcATATTAAGGATAAAGAAGCTGGGAGGACCTGAACTTTCCAAGTGCACGAAAGACAGGCCAGGAAAAGCATGGCAAATATTTCGAAACGCAGGGGCCGATTAGGGAAGATAAATCAACAAATTGCTGCTGAGGCCACTTGAACTAGTGAAATTGTAAAAATAGCCCTAGTATTGTTCTTGTAAGCAGGAACATGTTACAGTAATACTGAACGCCTCTGCGAGACAAAGTGTACATTGGTTTTTCATTTACGAGCTCATAAATAGATCGCAATGCACatagcggcggcggcagcggcggcagcggcagagATATCACCTGATCAGCACATACTGCAGAAACGAAATACGTATCAACTCAGCGAGTCACGATGATATGATAGCATTCGGTGTCGAAATATTACAGCTTCGCTGTTGACTGACCAGTGATTTAACCAATGGTGGAGTCGCATAAGTAAGCTACGATGGCTTGTAACTGCTGTTTGGGGTAATTTATTAGTGGAATCAAAGAGTCGCTGGAGGCCTTCGCTTCTTGACACTCTTGTCATTATTTTACTCATACACTGCGTTGTGTAAGCGCTGGTGTTGTGAGAGCACGCTTAAACTGACAATGGTCATACAGCGCATAACAAGGACAGTGTTGGGCACACACCGTGGCTTTCTGACAGACAGTGACTCTAAGTAATTTCCTTGAAAGGCGATACAATGTGACTTTGCTCACTGTCGCACCCTGTACGCGTTTATGTGAAGTTTCAGTATATTTATGTGCTGAAATCTTTACTGTATATGGCTTTTTCAGCAAGCCCCAAGGTGGTAAAACTGGCAAGCAGTGCGCAACAAGGCCCCTGAGTTTGTTTGATGGGTCGGAATGTGCAAAACTGAAAAGGAGTATTTGTCACTTCGCAAGACAATTGTGGCGGAGTAGTTCGTGAACAACTGTCTCGACTTAGTAGCGCTTTTCTTATGCAACAAAGAAGTTGCAGCTAGCTAGATGACATGGCAGAGGCTGCCAACAATTTCTTAGAGGCTCACAGATGGCCCAACTTGTTGCTTAACCGTCACCAAATGTAGAGCAGTAGTTCTACGGAGAATTGCGCAAATCTATCCGCGAAGGATCAAACACGCTGCTTTGTCTGTGAACAATTGGATCACTTGGTATCAGATTGCCGGACGAAACGAACGCAACCATACTATGGATACTGCCGTAAGCCCtggaacgatatcaaagcctgcacacacaaaaaatggtCCAGCATGAGATTGTCTTGCCACTGATTTCCCAATGCAAGCTCCAAATACAAGTGGTAGAGAAAGACTACCAACGTGGCGAAAACTCATCCAAAGGCAAAAACACGTAATAGGTCAGTGCCACAGGGCATAATCTAGCCAGACTGCTTCGGTCTTACGAGACACGGGAAGCTGGTAGTGCGTCGCTCGCTCGTACCAACCGAAGCAATTACAGTTACCACTGCTACCTTGTTCTTGGAAATTGACAGTAGCGTCACAGTTACCGAGGTAGAAATTGAAATTTATTCATCTTATTTTCCTGTCCCGTCGATTGTAAAATGCATGGCAGCTCTGCTTAATGACATTGTTGTCGGAAATGTACCGGGATTACGTAAAGCTCGTGACCGAGACAAATGTGCAGCGAATGAAGAAGGCACTAAGGGAGAAGGCGATTCTCCGAATCCTTACTGGTTGCCATCAAGAGCCCATAACAACAGCTTAGAAGATGACTGGAAAGCGTCTTATGGCAGCACAAGAGGTTAGAGAGTTGCAAGAACAAGAAAGCTCAAGTgtttccgtgaaaaaaaaaactttctgatTGTTTAAAGTAGATGAATAGAAAAGGGAGTGTTGTACCGCCATTACCAACTACCCTCAGGCAGACGGGTCCAACGAATGCTGGTGCCTCAAGTGTTACGTAGCTAAGTGCTTACTTCAGCGCACGAAAGTCTTATATCGGGCCAGCAAGGGCTGAATCCAGCGGCCGATTGCGTTCACGAGTGCTATTGGCGGTGAGCCTAAGAAAAAGTGAGAAACTACATGGTCTCTTGCGGTGCAATCCGAATGAGGTATCATGAGAGTAAGGTAAACAAGAGACTTCTTGAAAGTATGCTTTTAATCGACAGTGCCTTCGCACGAGTGGCGTTGAACATCATCGAACGCTTATGCCTGTTTCATCTAAGGGTAGCCAGTACATACTGACCCGTGCTGATTTCGCCACAAGTGATTGATTCGGCAACAGTGGCTGAAAAATTTATCGAGATGTCTTGCCCCATTGGGTGTCCACACGAGATCCTTTTCGATTAAGCCTCTTGCATCGGACATAATTAGAGAATTGAATTACTTGCTGGCTATCAAACGTATCAGTTTGACGCCTTACCATAATCCCATCAGTAATGGGCTAGTGGAGCACATTAATGGCACATTCAAACAGATGCTATGTAAACTCTACCAAGAGAAACCAGACATGGGCAGCTTACTGTCGCCGACCTGTTCAATTCCCTGTAGAGGAAATTGTCTCAAGCCAGCATGGGACTTTCTCTCTATTCAAGCTGCCCTATAGTCGACACGTCCAAGGTCCTCGGTCTCCTTAAGGAGGTCTTGACCTCAGATCATTTATGCGAAGAGGTCCAAAACTGTATGTCTCGGATCTCAGAGGGGTCCGGGTTCCTGCCAATCCCTGGTTCACATAAGCTGATGTACGCCAACGGCAGGCAGTCCAAAAGGGCACAGAACCAGCCTCTCTGCTTTTATGTTCCTTGAGTTACGTCCATGTATCTCGTATTGCGCACCGTCTGACGACCCGTTTCAATTTAAGAGTACCTCAGCCGCAAGACACTCAACGCCGGCGCGACTCCGATAATGGATCTGCTACACTACACAAAGTACCATGGTGATGCGTGATCTTTGGTGTTTCGTTATATACAGTTAGCGGGCTTATGTCTGACCTTATAAAGCAGGGTgctttttattgtgtattttgTCTACAGACGATGATCCTTTAATGCCTATAGAATATGTATGCGTGAGTGTGTGACATAGAGCGCATGCTTAGCGTTAGTGTAAGTTTGTTCGCACTGAACATATTCATGAACCTGCTACAATGAATTTGTCTACAGCGCAACAATGGCGTACTTCTCACTGCGCACACCTCTCATCCTCAACAATGTCCTCGCAGCAGACATTCAAGCAATGCCTTCGCCATTGTGACAGCGCTGCGTCGAAGTCTCATAATGTGCTTCCGCCTGAGTTCGTGTTTGCATATTCGCATTTTTCAAGGATGTTGTGGAACAGCATAAACATTGCATTAGAATATcccttacaaaagaaaaaaaaatataggcgaTTTCATCAATCACATTGTGCAATTTACAGCACAGAATTCAATTTATGGCACGGAGTGCTGGCTTGTGCTGCTGTCGAAAAACGTCCGCCATATGCAATCTAactcttattttctttttatttcttccagGCATTAGACAATGCACGTATACAGTACAATGGAGCTGGTGAGAGAGTTCGGGCATCCCCCACTCCTGCTCATTGCCGAAGATTATATCGTGCTTAAACTGCAAACAGCTTGGCCGCGAGACGTGGCTGTTCCAGAAGGACTATCGCTTACCAAAGAAAATGGTCTTCTCTTGATCGCGAACCAGAAATCTTTGGTTTCCGTGGCGAAGAGTGTGCTGCCACACGTGGCGAAGATCTCCAAGGCGCTATTCTGTGGTTGTGCGTCCTTCGACTCCTCGTACGTCTACGCCAGGGCCGCTACCGAGCTGCTTCGAGAAACTCAGGAGATATGCATCGTGCACAACACAGACAAGGTCTACAAGCTTATTCGCATGTTTCCGAACGCTCGGGTCCTGGCGTTGGTGCACGATAACTGCGCACACACCTTGGAGTGGGACGAGCCATGGAGGGACCGCTCTGCACCGCTGGTCGAGCACAGTCAGCTTAGGCAGCTGGTGGGCAGCACCGGCTGCCTTAGCGAGGGCAGCCTGATGATGAGTTGGGAGACCGTGCAGGCGCTTCTGCGCACTTGCACTGATGTGAGTGACGTTGCCACGCATGAAGCTTGTCAGCGCTTTCCTtagttttcatcatcatcatcagcctggctacgcccactgcaggacaaaggcctctcccatacttcaattaccccggtcatgtgctaattgtggccatgttgtctctgcaaacttcttaatctcatccgtccagctaactttctgccaccccctgctacgctccccttctcttggaatccagtccgtaatccttattgaccatcggttatcttcccttctcattacatgccctgcccatgcccatttctttttcttgatttcaactaacatgtcattaattcgcgtttgctacctcacccaatctgctctcttcttatacCCTTAGCGTTACActcatcgttcttctttccatagctcgttgcgtcgtcctcaatttaagtagaacccttttcgtaagcgtctATGTTTCtcccccgtaggtgagtactggtaagacacagctgttataaacttttcatACCTGTACACAAATGCCTAACAAAGGGGACAAAGTGACAGTCGGCACCGTAGCTCTATCGGTAGTTCGGCGTAAATTTATTGATCCGAGAAAAATTGGGCCAGGAGCCCTTCAGCTGGTCTTCCTAAAAACTAACTCGAATGTCCTTACGCAGCATTTTCACGGCAGATACGAATATAAGGAAGGAACGAGTTGCCAGTTGGCAATCTATTACGTTTGTATCAACCTTCGGTCTGTTATCATACGCTGAAAGTTTCCGATAATCGGTGTAGCAACAGAATCGTAAGGCGGGGTCTGTTGTTTGGGCTCCTACAGACAGCCCTTAGTCTGCCATATTcactagcatttttttttctttttaagaatATAGAAGTTACCGTAGATTTACCTCTCTCATATTTCATTTTccaataaaaataaaggaaaaaaactTGCTGTCAGTTTGATTGGTTTTATTGTTCGCTTCGAATGGTGGTGGTAGCACTGCGTCGTCTTGAAAATCGAGTCATTCAGTTCCGTTGGTGCTCCTTGCTCATAACAACTTGTTTATTTCTTCAAGGTTACTGAAGAAAAACGCTAAGTTAGTTTAAGCTGATAAAATGTTTCACAACTTTTTCGAGTTAATTTCGCTGTAATAGGTTCCTTATTACTATAGGACGTAAAGCAcaatttcatttttagaaatttCGCTCCGTAACCCCAGCGATGCGTGCCAGCGTGACAGCACAGATTTCATAGTATTTTTCCGTATTTTGGCTGTGGCTCAGTGGAAGTTTTATAAGGTCGCCAAGTTCAGGCTTACTTTTATAATACAATGCCAGTCTATCTTAAGCGGTAAATGCTTGCTAGGCCCGAACGCATGCCGTTAACATCTATGACGTCAGAGACAACTGGTGCGAGATGTTCGAGGAGGTTTCGCGTTTCTCTGGCTTATGAACTCCCTTTCCCGGTAAGTCCTTCCCGGCTTCCTTCTCACGGTGAGACACTTATCCCCGTCATCACGGGCTGCACCACTCTCTCGAAAATTCGATCGCCATCGACACTTATATCCCAATAAAGCTGTGCTCTACTCATCCCTCTTTATTTTCCTAGTCCTTTGGCGTGCAGTTGAGGTGGCATCTATTGAGAGACAACGCGGGGAAGGCGGGAAATGGAAATTCTAGacgatgaacaaaacgagaacaaggtgaaagcaggaaccaacgtttcgacaagtggacttgtcttcttcaatgcGCGTAGAAGAAGACAGGTCCACTTGTCTAAGTgttagctcctgctttcaccttgttcttgttttgctcatcctATTGAGAGACAGTTACTCTCAAGTGCATCGGGCCTACCTTTCACTCCCCagtcttcaacaacaacaacaaaaaacctcTACACCACCCTACCAATAAAAGAAAGGGTCGCTTTAATATTACAGGAGGTGGATGAGCCACCTCCTGTAATAGCCAGATTAAAGGTTTAGTCTGGCTCCTGTGAGCCAGATTAAAGGTAGATGGGCGGAGGTCTATTAGGAGATAGAGATAAAGAGAGGAAAAGATAGAGAAAGTAGTCAAGTGCGAAGTTTATGTACACAAATTGCGTTAATGTATTTGTAGGCATGGAATCTGTCTATCTGATGCCGGACAGATGTCTGGGGCCTCCGGCAGAAACCTGGGTTCAGCAGTGAAACAGTCTGACGATGATCTTCTTATGTAGGTGTGTCGCATCGACACTGGCTATATCGTGAATTGCCTCATGGAATCCCGCGGCTTGCCCACCATGAAGAAGCATCGTCAGGCAGAGAAGTTCACCCACATTTGGCTCCATTCTCAGGACATCGTCTCATCCGGACACCCATTAAACCCAGCAGTAGCAACTGACATCGCGCTCGCTGCAAAGAAGTTTCCGTCTGTCCAGAAGTTGAAGGTAAGAACTCATCACGGGCGATGAAACAGCACGAACACGGGACAACAAATCAAAGGCATCGGACGCAACGTCGTTTCTTGTGCCTCTAACCCATAAGGCATAAAAGGGCTGGGGTCATTGTCCGTAATCATTTCTTCAGCGTTCGCTCTGTCTTGGCCATGATAAGCCACCAAGTGGTTCCCATGTATATGGTCTAGCGGTACGATATCTCTGTTTTAAACTAATCCTTAGGCATGGCAAAACGCCATTCTTTTAGAAGCGAACCTAATGCAGTTTCCAAACTTTGCAGGTAGCAGTAGCCACGCCGAAAGCGCTCGCCAAGATCTCAGGTTTCCGTAATCTCCGTAGCATCCATGTACTCGCCGCTTCAAGCGATGCCTTCGCCAATACCGATGCTGTACTGAAGCAGCTACTGAAAAGCTGGCCAGATCTCGAAGAACTGGTTCTAGTGCATTGCGGCGGTCTGCAACTCTCTACAATTGCTAAGATGTGTCCAAAGATAAAGATCCTTAAGCTCGCAATGTGCATTGTATCCTCAGAGGAGACCGCAGGGGACGCCAACGCATTCCGTTATCTGGAGCACGTTGAGGTGAGTGTCCAGATCCCGAATGTCGCTTTCAACTCGTTGTTGTCTGCCACGCACAGCAACCTTCGGATCGCGCGCTTTCTAGACGACGACATGTGCCTAATGTTTCTGCAATACTGCATGCATCAAGCTCGACCCCTGCCTTTTGCACGCCTCGAACACTTGACATTGAGAACCAGTTGGTCAGTGCGTGCGTTGGGACTCGCACCAGGGGACCTGCACGACGTGCTCAAGGCCCTACCCGTGCTTAGACACCTTGAGACGGACAGCTACGACCTCCGACTGTTCTTCGAGAACTACAGCGTTCCACGCGGTTGGGTGTCATTGTCTTGGACTGCGTGCGTCTACTGCTCCGTCGAGAAAGCAGGGCGTCCGTGGACTGAAAACATTGCGCCCTTCATGGCGTCTGATTTGATTAGAGCATAGTACGGAGAACTCTAGAAAATTGTGGTGCGCCATCTTCAGCGCGTGAGTGATCTGCAAACGAGTGTAAGTGAGCATCTGCAGATGTCAGTCTGCCCACAATACTCGTATCATTCTCTCTTTGTCATGAATGTCAATGAACAATAGAATCTGCGCCGAACACTTTTCTCATCGACATACAGGATTGGTGCAGCAATGTCGTGCCATGCAGCAgttctttgcttcaaaatgacTTGTTTGCTTCAAGTATCGTGACGTTTCTCCCATCACATCTTCCAGCTTAGATAAACCTTTGAATAGGGAACTTCTTGGGATTTAGTCCCTCAAGCATACCTGCCCACTGTCCCGGATTTTAATTGAAGTTAACACATTTGGGCTCTTGTTACGAATTTACGCATGTTTTGTCAAGCTTTGCGAAAATAAATTCAGTTCACGCCAAAGTTTCGGTCACTGGTCTCCCCTCCGAATGTGCCGTTGGAAGTCCTATTTTGAAAGACGCCAGAGCGCTACTTGCTTTGAGAAAGTTTATAGAGACAGGTGGTTTAGGCTGGCAGAATCTGCAACAGCAAAGTCGCTAAAAAAACTGAGATTTTAAAGGATGTATTTCCTGTCAGTTTCTGCAGTTAAACTTTTGCTGCTGCTTGCGTACTCAGTTGACTGGAAGGCTTAGCGCTTAATATTTCGGCTAGGACACAGTGAACAGACGAGGGCGAATGCTACTACTGACGGTTTACATATGGACACCACCAGTTTAGAAGCTTGTTACAGCGCTTGCGTCGCGCCGCTCATTCATAAAAAAGCGCGATGACTTCTTTTCAAGAACTAGAGCGCGGTGTAAAGTGTATACGTTgatttgtgttttcttttatagAGATATTTCGTACAGATATTCCCTGCTGCCCTTGTGCAGCAAGCAAGCAAATGTTCAAGtcgtcgtcgttttttttttcccaagcGTCTTTCTCTGAGCGTTTCTCGCGAGAGCTGTTGATATGCTTTTGCATCCAAGATCCATAAATACGCAAATAAATTAGTGTTACATGTTCCCTTGGCATTTTTTCTTTGGTAAAGTTTTCTGGCCACATCAACGTAGTTGAAAAGTCGGTAGGCGCCCATAACTTGCTCTTTAGAATAAATGTTTAAACACGAAATTACTGCCCATACATTCTGTTCTTAAGGGATCACCTCACGACCTCTGcggatcgacccacgcaagaggccacactttgccaggaagctagccgccagagtgtcccggtaaacattacggttacataagctacagCGGCCAGCAAGCATGAGAaacag contains:
- the LOC139050451 gene encoding uncharacterized protein isoform X2, which encodes MHVYSTMELVREFGHPPLLLIAEDYIVLKLQTAWPRDVAVPEGLSLTKENGLLLIANQKSLVSVAKSVLPHVAKISKALFCGCASFDSSYVYARAATELLRETQEICIVHNTDKVYKLIRMFPNARVLALVHDNCAHTLEWDEPWRDRSAPLVEHSQLRQLVGSTGCLSEGSLMMSWETVQALLRTCTDVCRIDTGYIVNCLMESRGLPTMKKHRQAEKFTHIWLHSQDIVSSGHPLNPAVATDIALAAKKFPSVQKLKVAVATPKALAKISGFRNLRSIHVLAASSDAFANTDAVLKQLLKSWPDLEELVLVHCGGLQLSTIAKMCPKIKILKLAMCIVSSEETAGDANAFRYLEHVELDPCLLHASNT
- the LOC139050451 gene encoding uncharacterized protein isoform X1; this encodes MHVYSTMELVREFGHPPLLLIAEDYIVLKLQTAWPRDVAVPEGLSLTKENGLLLIANQKSLVSVAKSVLPHVAKISKALFCGCASFDSSYVYARAATELLRETQEICIVHNTDKVYKLIRMFPNARVLALVHDNCAHTLEWDEPWRDRSAPLVEHSQLRQLVGSTGCLSEGSLMMSWETVQALLRTCTDVCRIDTGYIVNCLMESRGLPTMKKHRQAEKFTHIWLHSQDIVSSGHPLNPAVATDIALAAKKFPSVQKLKVAVATPKALAKISGFRNLRSIHVLAASSDAFANTDAVLKQLLKSWPDLEELVLVHCGGLQLSTIAKMCPKIKILKLAMCIVSSEETAGDANAFRYLEHVEVSVQIPNVAFNSLLSATHSNLRIARFLDDDMCLMFLQYCMHQARPLPFARLEHLTLRTSWSVRALGLAPGDLHDVLKALPVLRHLETDSYDLRLFFENYSVPRGWVSLSWTACVYCSVEKAGRPWTENIAPFMASDLIRA